The following coding sequences are from one Candidatus Nitrohelix vancouverensis window:
- the leuB gene encoding 3-isopropylmalate dehydrogenase, with amino-acid sequence MKNDYKITILPGDGIGPEVVGEAKKILQVLESRLGLQLTLKEVPVGGAGYEASGHPLPDETLAAAKDADAVLLGAVGGPKWESIDFSLRPERALLGLRKELNLFANLRPARTFKALVDASTLKREVVEGLDLMVVRELTGGIYFGEPRGVETLPDGSRKGFNTLVYTEAEIDRIVRIAFQTAQKRNGKVMSVDKANVLEATGLWREVAQTVHKDFPDVSLDHMYVDNCAMQLVRAPKQFDVIVTTNMFGDILSDEASMLTGSIGMLPSASLGGKTGMYEPIHGSAPDIAGKGWANPLATILSVGMMFKHSFDREEPNLQIEQAVETVLSQGYRTKDIMSKGMKEVGTEEMGDCVASELEKLLS; translated from the coding sequence ATGAAAAACGATTATAAAATTACAATTTTGCCCGGTGACGGCATTGGGCCCGAAGTGGTGGGCGAGGCTAAAAAGATTTTGCAGGTTCTGGAGTCCAGGCTTGGGCTTCAATTGACGCTGAAAGAAGTTCCCGTGGGCGGCGCTGGATACGAGGCCTCCGGTCACCCTTTGCCAGATGAAACGCTTGCCGCCGCAAAAGATGCGGACGCCGTTTTACTTGGAGCGGTTGGCGGCCCGAAATGGGAGAGCATTGATTTTTCGCTGAGGCCGGAGCGGGCTTTGCTGGGCTTGCGCAAGGAGCTGAACCTGTTCGCTAATTTGCGCCCGGCGCGCACCTTCAAGGCGCTGGTCGATGCCTCGACCCTGAAACGCGAAGTGGTCGAAGGGCTGGACCTGATGGTGGTGCGGGAGTTGACCGGCGGCATTTATTTCGGCGAACCGCGCGGCGTCGAAACCTTGCCCGATGGCAGTCGCAAAGGATTCAACACGCTGGTTTATACCGAAGCGGAAATCGACCGGATCGTGCGTATCGCTTTTCAGACGGCGCAGAAACGCAACGGCAAGGTCATGTCGGTGGACAAGGCCAATGTGCTGGAAGCGACGGGACTGTGGCGCGAAGTGGCGCAAACGGTTCACAAGGATTTCCCAGACGTTTCGCTCGATCATATGTATGTGGACAACTGCGCCATGCAACTGGTCCGCGCGCCAAAACAATTTGACGTGATCGTGACAACGAATATGTTCGGCGATATCCTGAGCGATGAAGCGTCCATGCTCACCGGTTCGATCGGCATGTTGCCCTCGGCGAGTCTGGGCGGTAAAACCGGAATGTACGAGCCGATTCATGGAAGCGCGCCGGACATTGCCGGCAAGGGCTGGGCGAATCCGTTGGCGACAATCTTATCCGTCGGCATGATGTTCAAACATTCCTTCGACCGCGAAGAACCTAATTTGCAGATCGAGCAGGCGGTAGAAACCGTATTGTCGCAGGGCTACCGAACTAAAGATATTATGTCGAAAGGCATGAAAGAAGTGGGAACCGAAGAGATGGGCGATTGCGTGGCCAGCGAATTGGAGAAACTGTTGTCATGA
- a CDS encoding aspartate-semialdehyde dehydrogenase, whose amino-acid sequence MKDKKAVNVAVAGATGAVGRRIISILEERNFPVSRLVLLASARSAGQKLPFRGQDVEVMELTHDSFEGMDVALFSAGASVSKEFAPSAVKAGCVVIDNSSAYRMDKEIPLVVPEVNPGDIKSGPGIIANPNCSTIQMVVALKPIHDAFKIRRIVVSTYQAVSGSGQKAIDELNSQSRQKLAGETAQIKVYPHQIAFNCLPHIDVFLENGYTKEEMKMVNETRKILGDDSIAVSPTTVRVSTFHCHSESINIESEKPMKAADVKRILENAPGVQLVDDPSQNQYPLAIDAEGKDPVFVGRIRDDLSRDNTVNLWVVADNLRKGAALNAVQIAEVLIR is encoded by the coding sequence ATGAAGGATAAAAAAGCGGTCAATGTTGCGGTCGCTGGAGCCACCGGCGCCGTAGGGCGACGCATCATATCCATTCTGGAAGAACGAAATTTTCCCGTGTCGCGCCTCGTATTGCTGGCGTCGGCGCGCTCGGCAGGTCAGAAACTCCCTTTCCGCGGTCAGGACGTGGAAGTCATGGAATTGACCCATGATTCGTTCGAGGGCATGGACGTTGCGCTGTTTTCCGCTGGCGCGTCGGTGAGCAAAGAGTTTGCCCCGTCTGCGGTGAAGGCGGGTTGCGTGGTGATCGACAATAGCAGCGCTTACCGAATGGATAAAGAGATTCCGCTGGTGGTGCCGGAGGTCAATCCGGGAGACATCAAGTCCGGGCCGGGCATCATCGCCAATCCCAATTGTTCGACCATTCAGATGGTGGTGGCCTTGAAGCCGATCCACGACGCTTTCAAAATTCGTCGCATTGTCGTTTCAACCTATCAGGCAGTGTCCGGTTCAGGACAGAAAGCCATTGACGAGCTGAACAGTCAGAGTCGTCAGAAGCTGGCGGGAGAGACGGCGCAGATCAAGGTGTATCCGCATCAGATCGCATTCAATTGTCTGCCACATATCGACGTGTTTCTGGAAAATGGCTACACGAAGGAAGAGATGAAGATGGTGAACGAAACGCGCAAGATTCTTGGCGACGATTCCATCGCGGTGAGCCCGACCACGGTGCGCGTATCGACCTTTCATTGTCACTCGGAATCGATCAATATCGAAAGCGAGAAGCCCATGAAAGCCGCCGACGTGAAGCGTATTCTTGAAAATGCCCCGGGCGTGCAGTTGGTGGACGATCCTTCGCAAAACCAGTATCCGCTGGCGATTGACGCTGAAGGCAAGGACCCCGTGTTTGTCGGCAGAATCCGCGACGACCTTTCGAGAGACAACACCGTGAACCTGTGGGTGGTTGCGGATAACTTGAGAAAGGGCGCGGCGCTGAACGCTGTGCAGATCGCCGAAGTCCTGATCCGATGA
- the truA gene encoding tRNA pseudouridine(38-40) synthase TruA, translating to MRRIKLTLEYQGTNYCGWQQQDNGISIQAVIQDVLKVLFKKKTTLYGSGRTDADVHAEIQVAHFNAETRMTCFQLMKGLNSLLPRDIVVRAVEDVTTDFHAQFSAIGKLYRYTILNRQFPTALNQPFCWYIHHDLDVEAMRKAARLLEGEKDFTSFRGANCSARHAVRRIDRIVINREGDYIQSYFIGSGFLKHMVRILMGTLVDVGRGLRTPESIEEILQAKNRRKAGPTAPAMGLCLVQPFYDQEEMCKRIEEFQD from the coding sequence TAACGGCATATCCATACAAGCCGTCATTCAGGACGTGCTGAAAGTCCTGTTCAAAAAGAAGACGACGCTTTATGGATCGGGGCGCACCGACGCCGATGTGCACGCCGAGATTCAGGTGGCGCATTTCAACGCCGAAACGCGCATGACCTGCTTTCAACTGATGAAGGGATTGAACAGTTTGTTGCCGCGCGATATCGTTGTGCGCGCCGTTGAAGACGTCACGACGGATTTTCACGCGCAATTTTCCGCCATTGGAAAATTGTACCGATACACGATTCTGAACCGTCAGTTCCCGACGGCGCTCAATCAACCTTTTTGCTGGTACATCCATCACGATCTGGATGTTGAAGCGATGCGCAAGGCCGCGCGTTTGCTGGAAGGCGAGAAGGATTTCACCTCGTTTCGCGGAGCCAATTGCAGCGCCCGCCATGCGGTCCGGCGCATAGACCGTATCGTGATCAACCGGGAGGGCGATTACATCCAGAGCTATTTTATCGGTTCCGGTTTTTTGAAGCACATGGTCCGTATTCTGATGGGCACGCTGGTCGACGTGGGAAGAGGGCTGAGGACGCCTGAATCGATCGAAGAGATTTTGCAGGCTAAAAACCGGCGCAAGGCGGGACCCACTGCTCCGGCGATGGGTTTGTGTCTGGTTCAGCCTTTTTACGATCAAGAGGAAATGTGCAAGCGTATTGAAGAATTTCAAGATTGA